The sequence AGAGCTTTATAAAAAGTTTGAAAAATTCGGCGTTAAAGAAGCCGATATTGAAGAGAAATTTATACGTTCTCCCGGGAAAGGCGGACAAAACGTTAATAAAGTTTCAACCGCGGTCTATTTAAAACATATCCCGACAGGCACGGAAGTTAAGTGTCACAGGGAAAGATTGCAGGGGCTAAACCGTTTTATTGCAAGAAAACTTTTAATTGAGAAAATAGAAGAATCCGTTTTAGGCGAACTTTCCGAAAAGCAGAAAAAAATAGAAAAAATCCGCCGCCAAAAACGGCGTCGCAATAAAAAAGCAAAAGAAAAAATGTTAGAAAATAAAAAATACAACTCCGATAAAAAAGCCAACCGCAGCAAAGTAGATTTTTAAAATTTGTTGTTGTGAAAATTTGTAATTAAATTGTTAACTTGCATCACGATATCGCTTACATTTTTTTATGGTATAAGGATGCAAAAATGCATATTGATGAAAACCAATCGCATTATTTAGGACACAGGCAACGGCTTAAAGAAAAATTTGAAAAATTCGGGCTGTCGGCTTTTGCCGATTATGAAATTTTGGAATTTGCGCTTACCTTTGTTTTGCCTCGTAAAGATGTTAAGCCTATTGCAAAAGAGCTGGTAAAAAAATTCGGCAGTCTAAAACAGGTTGTTGACGCCGATGCAAACGATTTAATAAAAATTAAAGGTCTCTCATCGCACTCTGCGGCGTTTATTTCTTTTCTAAAACAATTTGCGGTTATTTATTGCGCACTGCATATAAAAGAAAGCAAATCTTTATCATCTCCCGAAGCCGTAACGGATTATTTGAAAACGGTTCTCGGCGGGGAAAAAGTTGAAAAGCTTTACGCTGTATTTTTAAA is a genomic window of Endomicrobium proavitum containing:
- a CDS encoding peptide chain release factor family protein, with the translated sequence MINFGVSDSKHKELYKKFEKFGVKEADIEEKFIRSPGKGGQNVNKVSTAVYLKHIPTGTEVKCHRERLQGLNRFIARKLLIEKIEESVLGELSEKQKKIEKIRRQKRRRNKKAKEKMLENKKYNSDKKANRSKVDF
- the radC gene encoding RadC family protein — translated: MHIDENQSHYLGHRQRLKEKFEKFGLSAFADYEILEFALTFVLPRKDVKPIAKELVKKFGSLKQVVDADANDLIKIKGLSSHSAAFISFLKQFAVIYCALHIKESKSLSSPEAVTDYLKTVLGGEKVEKLYAVFLNSGNKVIECKEIESGTVNKSVVIPRKVAQYALKVNAAAVILAHNHPGGSLKPSAPDIAATSAVKASLQSIDINLLDHIIISNNGYFSFKENALL